TCTGGTCGAAGGTCGCCACGGTGCCCTGCATGTCCCTCAGCCTAGTGCCGGGGTCGGGACTAGGCTCCCCTCATGGAGCGCCGTCACTTCCCGAGGACCTTGCGGGTCATCGTGTTCTTCCTTCGTCCCGTGCTCATGATCGTCACGAAGCGTGACTGGCAGGGCCAGGAGAAGCTGCCCAGCGGCGGTTTCGTCCTGGCGCCCAACCACCTCTCGCACCTCGACCCGTTCCTGATCTCGCACTTCATGGTCGACCAGGGCATCCCGCCGCGGTTCCTCGCGAAGGACACCCTGATGGCGTTGCCGGTCGGCGGCCGCATCCTGCGCAACGCCCAGCAGATCCCGGTCTTCCGCAGCACCGTCGGTGCGGCGGAGTCGCTCCGGGCGGCCGTCGCAGCGGTCGAGGGCGGCAGCGTCGTGACGATCTACCCCGAGGGGACCATCACCCGCGACCCCGCTGCCTGGCCGATGACCGGACGCACGGGAGCCGTGCGGGTGGCCCTGGCCACCGGTCGACCGGTCGTCCCGGTCATGCAGTGGGGGCCGCAGGAGATCCTCTGGCCGTACACCAAGCGTCCGCGCTTCCTCCCGCGCAAGACGATCCGGGTCCGCGTCGGCGACCCGCTCGACCTGTCGGAGTTCGAGGGCAAGCCGCTCACCGAGGAGCTGCTCAACACCGCCACCTCCCGGCTGATGGACGCGTTGACTGCGATGATGTCCGAGGTACGGGGCGAGCTGCCCTCGACGCCGCGGATCGATGTGCGCGGCCTGGCCAAGCCCAAGAGCACGTACAAGGGCTGAACGAGCACCGACGAGAGATGGGAACCGTGAATGGCGCAGATTGCCGTGATGGGCGCAGGATCCTGGGGAACCGCGTTCGCGCTGGTGCTGGCTGACGCCGGCAACACCGTACGCCTGTGGGGTCGTCGGCCCGAGCTCTGCGACACGATCAACGACAAGCACGAGAACTCCGAGTACCTCCCCGGTGTCGAGCTGCCCGACGCGATCTCGGCCACGCCGGACCCCGCCGACGCGCTCGCGGGCGCGGAGGTCGTCGTCCTGGCGGTGCCGTCCCAGCAGCTGCGCTCCAACCTCGAGTCGTGGGCCGGGCACGTCCCGGCCGAGGCGATCCTCGTCAGCCTGATGAAGGGTGTCGAGCTCGGCACGCACAAGCGCATGAGCGAGGTCATCGCCGAGGTGACCGGCGCGGGTCCCGAGCGGATCGCCGTGGTCTCCGGGCCCAACCTGGCCCGTGAGATCGCCAGCCGCGAGCCCGCGGCGAGCGTTGTCGCGTGCGAGGACCAGTCTGTCGCCGAGCACCTGCAGAAGCTCATGCACTCGGCGGCGTTCCGCCCCTACTCGATGACGGACGTCATCGGCTGTGAGCTGGCGGGCACCGCGAAGAACATCATCGGCCTGGCTGTCGGCGTGTGCGTCGGCCTGGGCTTCGGCGACAACACCAAGGCGTCGGTCATCACCCGCGGCCTGGCCGAGACCGCGCGCCTCGGCGTCGCGATCGGCGCGGACCCGGTCACGTTCATGGGGCTGGCCGGCATGGGCGACCTGGTCGCCACGTGCTCGTCACCGCTGTCGCGCAACCGCACGTTCGGCGAGAAGCTCGGCGAGGGCATGAGCGTCGAGGAGGTCACCTCGCAGACCCGGCAGGTGGCCGAGGGCGTGAAGTCGTGCCAGTCGGTCGCCGAGCTGGCGAAGATCAACGGCGTCGAGATGCCGATCGTCGAGCACGTCGCGGCCCTGGTGGCCGGCGAGCTCAGCCCCGACGAGCTCGTGCGGCGGCTCATCTCCCGGCAGGCCAAGCCCGAGACCGTCTGACGGCCGCCGGGCCCGGCTCAGGTGCAGGCGGCCAGGACGTTCTGGATGTCGATCCAGAGGTCCTCGACGTCCTCGATGCCGACCGAG
Above is a genomic segment from Aeromicrobium chenweiae containing:
- a CDS encoding lysophospholipid acyltransferase family protein — translated: MERRHFPRTLRVIVFFLRPVLMIVTKRDWQGQEKLPSGGFVLAPNHLSHLDPFLISHFMVDQGIPPRFLAKDTLMALPVGGRILRNAQQIPVFRSTVGAAESLRAAVAAVEGGSVVTIYPEGTITRDPAAWPMTGRTGAVRVALATGRPVVPVMQWGPQEILWPYTKRPRFLPRKTIRVRVGDPLDLSEFEGKPLTEELLNTATSRLMDALTAMMSEVRGELPSTPRIDVRGLAKPKSTYKG
- a CDS encoding NAD(P)H-dependent glycerol-3-phosphate dehydrogenase, whose translation is MAQIAVMGAGSWGTAFALVLADAGNTVRLWGRRPELCDTINDKHENSEYLPGVELPDAISATPDPADALAGAEVVVLAVPSQQLRSNLESWAGHVPAEAILVSLMKGVELGTHKRMSEVIAEVTGAGPERIAVVSGPNLAREIASREPAASVVACEDQSVAEHLQKLMHSAAFRPYSMTDVIGCELAGTAKNIIGLAVGVCVGLGFGDNTKASVITRGLAETARLGVAIGADPVTFMGLAGMGDLVATCSSPLSRNRTFGEKLGEGMSVEEVTSQTRQVAEGVKSCQSVAELAKINGVEMPIVEHVAALVAGELSPDELVRRLISRQAKPETV